From the genome of Nicotiana sylvestris chromosome 2, ASM39365v2, whole genome shotgun sequence, one region includes:
- the LOC138885562 gene encoding uncharacterized protein: MLYEVDILRITDQLIHCEVRHKGTGKRLYVTMIYAYNDMALRRNLWKEIVDIYNHTQGPWTVMGDFNSILNKEDRIGSPVTMAEIRDFRQCVDTCCFQELKSTRAFYTWNNKKSGDDRVMSRIDRVLVNMEWMTQLPASVVHYMTEGLFDHVQ; the protein is encoded by the coding sequence ATGCTATATGAAGTAGATATTTTGAGAATAACAGATCAGTTAATACATTGTGAAGTGAGGCACAAAGGTACTGGGAAGAGGTTATATGTAACTATGATATATGCATATAATGATATGGCTCTTAGGAGAAATCTGTGGAAGGAGATAGTTGATATTTACAATCATACTCAAGGCCCATGGACTGTGATGGGGGATTTTAATAGTATTCTGAACAAGGAAGATAGGATAGGAAGCCCAGTGACAATGGCTGAAATTAGAGATTTTAGGCAATGTGTTGATACATGCTGCTTTCAAGAGCTGAAATCAACAAGGGCTTTCTACACATGGAATAATAAGAAAAGTGGAGATGATAGAGTAATGAGTAGAATTGATAGAGTATTGGTAAACATGGAATGGATGACACAACTGCCAGCTTCAGTGGTTCACTATATGACTGAAGGATTGTTTGATCACGTCCAATAA